ataaattctaataagaaaacattctgcctcccactttgaagtgtggcatctggggtcttaaatgctaacaagtggccatctaagatgcatcaattggtctcaacccacccagatcaaaggagaatgaagaacaccaaggtcacaaggtaattatgagcccaagaggcagaaagggccacatgaactagagacttacatcatccagagaccagaagaactagatggtgcccggccacaactgatgactgccctgacagggagcacaacagagaacccctgagggagcaggagaacagtgggatgcagaccccaaagtcttataaaaagaccagacttaatggtctgactgagactagaggaacccctgcggtcatggtccctaaagcttctgttggcccaggacaggaaccactccagaagacaacttatcagacatggattggactggacaatgggttggagagagatgctgatgaggagtgagctacttgttatcaggtggacacttgagactgtgttggcatctcctgtctggaggggagatgggagggtagagagggttagaaactggccaaAGGGTCAcgcaaggagagactggaaggacggagtgggctgactcattagggggagagtaaatgggagtatgtagtaaggtgcatataagtttatatgtgagaggctgactctatttgtaaactttcacttaaagcacaataaaaattatttaaaaacaaaagtacTTATTCATCTCTCATCCCTGCATTTAATATTTTAGATAACCCAGTGGAGACTCACCAAAAACCCTCATGCAGGACTTCTTGACCTGGTTGTtgattcttgtttttgttttttgtattcaCTTGGGAATGTCCAGTGAGACTTGGGCACCATAGAACAAGTCACTAATGACACAGAATGGACCCAGGGAAGgagtttttataatttttctgaattctttacAGGTGTATTAAGGGTCAATTCAGTAGTGAAAAAATCACATATATTTGGCTAGATCCTTTAAATATTACTATTTCACTAATGTTTTATGGAGTCATCTATTTTATAGATTGCTTTTCAGTAATTGCATAATAATGATGTGTCTACACATAACAGTTTGTTCACCAGTTTTGATTATATTGGCCAACAAATTTAATAAATTCAAATAGAATGTGATAACTTCAGTAAAATGTATAAGAAAAATCCTTCAAATATCACACAGTTTGTATATTATGTATTTTCAAATTGTATTCATTCTGTTGGAAAGGCCTATTTAATTATAAAACAATGTTTTATTATTGAAACAGGCTATAAAAAGGTATCATTACTCACTTTGTTGGGaataatattcttaaaatatgaaataatgcatttatttgtttatttttcttatttatctttATTCTAATACCacactcttttttattattatttttattgtgctttaagtgaaagtttacaaatcaagtcagtctctcatgcaaaaatttatatacagcttgctatatTCTCCTAGTGGCTCTTCCCtaagtgagacagcacactccttctctccaccttctatttccatgtccattcagccagcttctgtccccctctaccttctcatcttccctccagacaagagctgcccacatagtctcatgcgtctactagatccaagcagctcactcctcaccagtagccattttctttcttatagtccagtccaaaccctgtctgaagagttggctttgggaatggttcctgtcttggactaacagaaagtctgggggccatgacctcctgggtccttctagtctcagtcagaccattaagtctggtcttttaacgagaatttgaggtctgcatcccactgctctcctgctccatcagggattctctgttgtgtttcctgtcagggcagtcttcggctgtagccaggcaccgtctagtacTTCTCGTCTTAGGCTGCTGTagactctgatttatgtggccctttctgtctcttgggctcatacgtaccttgtgtctttggtgttcttcattctccaacAAGGTCCAGGTTGcaatttttcatttctatataGACTATCCATGGTCTCTAGTATCTGAATTAATAATATGTTTCAACTGAAGAGTAATATtggttgtatataaatttttttaaaggttttgaAAATActtcaactttttaaatttttggcaAAGACAAGGCATTGAGTATGTGCTGAGAGCTTATTGTAGGAGTGGCTCTGATTGTTTATAAATCATATTAATCTTCTCATATAGTAGGCTCTTATCCTTCTAAAGCCCAGTTGGCAACTTCACAGCCCTAATTATTGACCTTGAGTAGTCCTGTTAATAAATCACTTCCTTAGGATTTACCCAGATAAACCTTACTGAAGACAACCTTGACATCTATCTTCCATAGCAGTATAaaccacaacccaaacccattgccattgagtcgattctgattcatagtgtcCCTAGTGTATAAAAAAGGTCTTCTAAATACACGAAAATCTCTCTGCCTATTCCCTATACCTGCCAGTTCTGAATATTAGAAATATAGGAATAACCactaaaagtaaaaattaatagAAATAAACCTAAGATTCATTTGCTTTCCATTATATCCTCATTCTAAAATATTCATTGTTTTCTAGTCCTAATTTATTTATactggaaaataaattatatatattagaACTGCATGCTGAATAGTAACTTCAAAGCAGGCTGTTTCCATTCCAgttttctatattaaaaaaaaaatcttactcttTAGAAATTATTGGAAAACATATTTCTTTTACTCTGATAGGAAAATCATCACCACAAAGAATGTAAAAATTGTGGcttggggatatatatatatatacacatttgtttttttggtcaaATGTCAGTTTTTTAATCCACTAAGTGTATTCCTTGTCTTTAGGTCTCGAATAATAATTTCATAGTAACTGTGAACCCCTGAACAGATTTACACCTGTAGCTTGGGCACTGATGCAGAAATTCTTGTCTACACTTTCACAAAGAAGATTCTCTGGATATTTCTCCTCAGGGCTCCCATCACCTCCTTGTTCCTCAGGCTATAGATGACTGGGTTGAGCATAGGGGTGATGATGGTGTAGAAAACAGCCAGAACCTTGTCTTCTGTGGGAGATTGGAGTGACCTTGGGTGGAGATAGGTGTAAGCAAAAGGTGCACAGTACAAAGTCACCACGGTGAGGTGCGTACTGCATGTTGAATAGGCCTTCTTCTTCCCTTCTGATGAGGGCATGTGATAGACAGCAAAGAGAACCCGGCCATAGGAATAAGTAATGccaatgaaaggaaaaaataggAAAGAGATGGTGCTCACAAACACTGTGTACTCATAGACCCAAGTGTCCATGCAAGCCAGAGTCACCATTGCAGGGACATCACAGAAGAAATGATTGATGGCCCTAGATCGGCAATAGGGGATACGGAGCAAATATGCAGTATGGGCACAGGAGTTAATAGAACCCACTACCCAAGATCCTGTAATCATTAGCACACACACCCTTTTGCTCATATGGATAGCATAATGAAGAGGAAAACAAATGGCCACataacggtcataggccatggatGCCGAGAGAAGTGGTTCTGCACCTGCCAAAGTCAAAAAGAAGAAACTCTGGACTCCACATCCAATGAAGGAGATAGACTTGATTCCAAACAGGTAGTTGGAAGCCATCTTGGGGACTATGGTAGAGATGTAATTCAGGTccatgaaggagagctgactaaGTAGgaaatacatgggtgtgtggagaCGGGTGTCCAGGAGAATGAGGAGAGTCATGGACAAGTTGCCAATCAAAGCCATTAAGAAAATGAGAATGGTGAGAATGAAGAGGAACAGGCCAATCCTCGATGGCGGAAACAACCCTAATAAGGTGAAATCAGTTGATGTTTGGTTATAATTTTCCATCAGCCATTCATGTGTTTTTGCTAAAAACAGACAGAAGAGTAAATAAGTTAGGTaagttaagcttttttttttttttaattccttagtTTATTCAGACTATGACTGATTTATGAAATTTACTTCTCTTAAAAAAAGGACTAAACTTAGCTACTTTGAAAAAGAACCCTAGAGTTTCTGGCACCTTGATAAAATTTGAGGAAGCAAACATTTATGGCCAAAACATGTCATAAGAAATTTAtgaagtcaaagaaaaaaaatatatctataatgatttttattgtcCCATAATTAGGGATCAACAAGGTCAGATTTTATACTCAAGTTGTAAGCACTGAAAATCTATTATAGACTCatattataaatacatttttattaccctcaagggatatgttttttttcctacatttagGTCCTAAGATTTTCAGCAGCAATGTATCAGCTCATGCTGAGGTATTTCTTTCTTGAGTGCTCTGTCCACAATAACGACAAATCAAAATTCCTTGAAGTGTGTTATCATTATTTGGATCTTCCGTTCAGGTGTCTGTGATGAATTATCACTGCCAAGTACCACTTACACAaagttatattaattttttttttcaattttccctGTTGTGCATTCCTGTCTACCTCCTCACTCAATTTCCAAATTTCTAGTTAAAGCAGACCCATTACTGGAGCATCTGTATGCCATGACCATTGTAGCTGCCATGACTCAGCTCAAGCTCTCCCCAAAGAGGAAGTGCATTCTGTCATTCTGCTTACCTGATGCTTAGCTGACATAGCACATTGCACCTTCTCTTATTCATTCCTCTTTTCTAAATTGTTTTCTTGTATTTAAAACTCAATTACATgatgattaaataataaaaatgttataaatttaaaaagaaaaagtatatacAGTGATTAAGAATGAGAACTGAAGATGAGACAATGACAGATAAAATAATTCAGGTCCTTTGGAAGAAGGAATTTGGATGAAGAAACGGTCTCTCACTTAAATGTAAGGAAGAATAACATCTTGAGAATTTTCTAGATGGAGGTATGTGGGAGAATTCTCCAGAATGAAGACCACAAACGTATCACCTATGTCCAAAAAGGGTTGTAGTGTTCAGGACTGaagtattatgttaaagataAATTCACCACACCTTTGAGAAAGTCTCCAAAATGAAAGGAGATTCATACACATAAGGACGGGTTACAATAATCAAGGTATGTGTGGGCTTACCCGTGCTTACTAATctctagtgcacaatttcacctgtggtgaaaaacaggtgaaattgtgcattaTAGGTTAAACACAATCGAGccagtgcataccttgcttattgtaaACCCTTgcacaccttgcttactggttaatctgtccctgcacatacatgtgtatacacatacatacatatacacttaTATACAGCAAGCTACAAATGACTgagagaaaatacagggagaggaaaaaaaattctgaaaaacatTGCAAATCTTCAGAGAAGACTGAGAAGTTATTAAATCAGCATTACAGAATATTGTGCTATATAAAAGGAAATATCAGGTAACAAGAAAGAGCTCCTGggaattaaaaagataataatctATATAAATGATTTTAGGTTAACATTTTGAAAGTATTTATAGAGAAAATCttgcagaaaaaaagaagacaacaatatAAAAGGACTGACATTTAGAAATGATAAGTGAAttaaagtggttaagtgctacggctgctaaccaaagggtcagcagttcgaatccgccaggcgatccttggaaactctgtggggcagttctactctgtgctatagggtcgctgttgagtcagaatcgactcaacagcactgggacTGGGTTAAGTGAATTAAATATGTAATGTAGGAGGTGCCTACATGTGTTTATGGGCATTCTTAGAAGTGCGTATAGAAAAATAATTATGGAGTTAATATAATCAAAGGAAAACATTCAGAACTTAAATTCATGAGCCATCATATTAAAATGCATGCAAACCACatagaaaaataaatgagaacTATATTAGTGGAAAGTATTTTCTTCAAAATTCTAAATGTCttcaggaaaatattttcttgaaaAGCCTCAATATCAGCTACAAAGAGAAGATTCTAAACCTGTCTTGAcagaaataatagtaataataataagaaaTATATACAGGATGACCAAATACTGTCAGGTTTTCTAATAACGTTAAATTTTTATGTATAAACAATAAATCCTAGAAGCTTAAACAATACTCTCAAACCCTTCTCACAAGTCACGAAATGGGATGTAACTTTGTTGGGAGAATGGAggaaaggcaaagggtttggagGGGGGAAGTGGGGAGGGCAGCACCTCAAACACAGTGGCCTAAGGCACGAGACAGTATTTGGGATTTAGGAATCAAGTTTTAGAAGACAAACACGTTGTTTGAAAGTAGGAGTGTAAAAATGGAGGACAGAGAGCAAAATAATTTGAAGTCATTGCCTTGAGGGGTGAGGATGAGTGAGTTCTGGGGCCACTGCTTACCTTTCTTGGCTATTAACATCATGTACATTCAGTCCTTGAATAAAACATACATGATTTAAAAATTACATCACtgataaaaatttaaacacacttcaATTATTACATATTTAAATCTCTAAATAAATTGTAAGAATCTAACAGCAGAGTCCTGATCCTGGGTGGAGAATATATTACTTGATTATTGTATGACCTCTGGTAACTTCTGCAAGAAAAATTGAgaaagcatatttttaaaaaatatttagattCACTGAGACCTAAATATTAGATTGATATCATAGTATATAATTATTTTAGTATTTCAATTATTGACAAGATAGAAAATGCAATATTTGAAATTATCAATGAAATTACCATTGCAATGACTTgtatcatttatatttttatatagggCTGTCTATGATAAAGTCTCCTTGAGGTAGTTAATATTATCCCagtttaaagatgaagaaaaagaagtacAGTACGGAAATAATGAACGGCACATCAGATCTATTATTTGGCCCCATATTTCATGACTTCCAATGCAATATCTTTTTGATTACCCATGTTCCCTGTTCTTATGTGCTAATATCTTGCTTTCTGATATCATTTAAAGGAACTGTATGCCTGACAGCATCAGCCATTGTTTCAAGCTCTAAAAGTATAAAAGAAGAGAATGTCCTTTTTCTCataaaaataaacccaaataAATTATGTGTCCCTTTCCTATGTCTTTTATCCACTAAAGTATCAACAAGTGATACAAATGTAGCcaatttataaaacattttcacCTGTCTTGATTTTTATAATTCCCCTAAAACCTTTTGACTTTATAATCAGCATCATCAATAATGACATTACATACAGGAGGAAAGAACAAGCAGAAAACATCCTGATGATGGTTTCATAGAAAAGGAGAAACAAGCCTGAAACATGGACCACATCTGTACATGGAAGATAGAGATAGAGGTGTAAACTTTTATTAACAATCTCCAGATAGTGGCCTTCTTTACTCACCTGCAAGGCTAGGCACCAGCAAAACAGAACGATTTTTTATGCACTGGCTCGATAGAGCCAACCTcagttccataaaaaaaaaaaaaatttttttttcagttccatACAAGGGACAAATCATACCTAATTCTGCATGTCTATGCAGAAAGTATTTTGAATTGCTATCAGGTGTCTAGAACTTACTCTGTTGTAAATTGGTTTTTACAGAATCAGTACCAGATGACCTAgaagagtatcttctgacatctaGACAATGCACAGTGTCCTTGTACATAATTCTACATGTGATTCCTCATTGCACCAAAGGTTTCCACAACTAATTcaactaaagagacagagagtatatAATGGTTTATATTAGTTAGTTAGGTGTCTTAGGAAGTAATaatcttatttaatatttaagCAAATTATATCTAATTAATTAGAAGTGAATAGAGTTTAATAATTATAAATTTGTTAAGGTATAAAGAGATCATAAATATACAGTGTTTGTGTGCTTCTAAATCATATACCTTCAAGAAATTCCACAATGGCCAATCATCAGCATTAGTCATAGATGAATCGAGAAGTAGGTTAACAGATACTCTGATAGATAGATAGGAACTGGTTTCTACCATACAGCCTTCAAATTTGGGTTCGGAACAGGGGTGCGTTTATCTGCTTCACTGCACAAATACGGAGAGTTTAAGTCAAAACTGGATCTAATTCTtgctctgctacttactagttATGTAAATATGGGGTAGTGAATTTACCTCTTTAACACAGTTTATATATGGAGcagatattaaaacaaaacagaacaaaatatagaTTATTCCAAGCTGTATATAATACATAGTGAATACTTAGTGTGGGTATAAGACATCATTGAACAGTAACTGAGACCTTTATCCTCTTCATTATCACCATTGTCATTGCCATCAACATAATTGTTGTcattttcattcaaatattttttatcCACTATGTTTGTATAGTGTTATAGTTTTCAAATTGTTTATATTCACTACTCTGTTTCTCACAATAGCTctgtcaggttgttaatgaaggTGGGATTATTGCTTCATGGGAAGTTtagaccccttggttagcagccatagcacttaaccactatgccaccagggtttccaataatttATAGAGgaggtaaaatataaataaataaaatgcaaagtTAAAATCATAAAGCACTGCAATTAGGC
Above is a window of Loxodonta africana isolate mLoxAfr1 chromosome 2, mLoxAfr1.hap2, whole genome shotgun sequence DNA encoding:
- the LOC100667356 gene encoding olfactory receptor 2L8-like: MENYNQTSTDFTLLGLFPPSRIGLFLFILTILIFLMALIGNLSMTLLILLDTRLHTPMYFLLSQLSFMDLNYISTIVPKMASNYLFGIKSISFIGCGVQSFFFLTLAGAEPLLSASMAYDRYVAICFPLHYAIHMSKRVCVLMITGSWVVGSINSCAHTAYLLRIPYCRSRAINHFFCDVPAMVTLACMDTWVYEYTVFVSTISFLFFPFIGITYSYGRVLFAVYHMPSSEGKKKAYSTCSTHLTVVTLYCAPFAYTYLHPRSLQSPTEDKVLAVFYTIITPMLNPVIYSLRNKEVMGALRRNIQRIFFVKV